The following proteins are co-located in the Bombus pyrosoma isolate SC7728 linkage group LG12, ASM1482585v1, whole genome shotgun sequence genome:
- the LOC122573853 gene encoding protein ST7 homolog — protein sequence MALLFTSMWDSTMFLSTLTPKFYVALTGTSSLISGLILIFEWWYFRKYGTSFIEQVSLNHISPWIGGGDSGSDGNNSSLNGSNSNQQNVPECKVWRNPINLFRGAEYQRFYWATNKEPLTYYDMNLSAQDHQTFFTCEGDTGKAEYEIMQTAWRERNPVVRIKAAHSALERNPDCAPAYILLAEEEATTIVEAEKILKQALKVAENNYRRSQSTQHQGAIAEGIHRRDTNVLIYVKRRLAMCARKLGKLKEAVKMFRDLTKEVPPIMNVLNIHENLIEALLEMQAYADVQAVLAKYDDISLPKSATICYTAALLKARVVADKFSTDIASKRGLTTPEMIAVEAIHRAVEFNPHVPKYLLEMKPLILPPEHVLKRGDSEAIAYAFFHLAHWKQMEGALNLLHCTWEGTFRMLPYPLERGHLFYPYPTCTECADRELLPSFHDVSVYPKKELPFFILFTAGLCSFTALLALLTHQYPDTMGVVARSMLAWFSHPFYYILDKLEAILPSNLLQQLSRI from the exons ATGGCCCTATTATTCACAAGCATGTGGGATTCTACAATGTTTTTGAGCACCTTAACCCCAAAATTTTATGTTGCACTCACTGGAACGTCATCCTTAATTTCTGGGTTAATTCTAATCTTCGAATGGTggtattttagaaaatatggCACATCTTTTATTGAACAAGTATCTTTAAATCACATTTCACCATGGATTGGTGGAGGTGACAGTGGATCAGATGGCAATAACTCAAGTTTAAATGGTTCAAATTCAAATCAACAAAATGTTCCAGAGTGTAAAGTTTGGCGTAatccaataaatttatttagagGGGCTGAGTATCAAAGATTTTATTGGGCTACAAACAAAGAACCATTAACATATTATGATATGAACCTATCTGCTCAAGAtcatcaaacattttttacctGTGAAGGTGATACAG GTAAGGCAGAGTATGAAATTATGCAAACAGCTTGGAGAGAGCGAAATCCAGTAGTTCGAATAAAAGCTGCGCATAGTGCTCTTGAACGTAATCCTGACTGTGCCCCTGCCTATATTTTACTTGCCGAAGAAGAAGCTACTACTATTGTAGAGGcagaaaagattttaaaacAAGCTTTAAAAGTAGCAGAGAACAATTATAGAAGATCTCAAAGTACTCAACATCAAGGAGCCATTGCAGAGGGTATACATAGAAGAGAtacaaatgttttaatatatgttaaaCGAAGGTTAGCTATGTGTGCAAGAAAATTagggaaattgaaagaagCAGTAAAAATGTTTAGAGATCTCACAAAAGAAGTCCCACCAATTATGAATGTATTAAAcattcatgaaaatttaattgaagcTTTACTAGAAATGCAAGCATATGCAGATGTTCAAGCAGTATTAGCAAAATACGATGATATTAGTTTACCAAAATCTGCAACTATTTGTTATACAGCTGCATTGTTAAAAGCACGAGTGGTGGCTGATAAATTTTCGACAGATATCGCTAGTAAAAGAGGTTTAACTACTCCAGAAATGATAGCAGTTGAAGCTATTCACAGAGCTGTTGAATTTAATCCTCATGTacctaaatatttattagaaatgaaACCTTTAATTTTACCTCCAGAACATGTACTAAAAAGGGGGGACTCAGAAGCGATTGCTTACGCGTTCTTTCATCTTGCTCATTGGAAACAGATGGAGGGTGCTCTTAATTTGTTACATTGTACATGGGAAGGTACTTTTAGAATGTTACCCTACCCTTTAGAAAGAGGACATTTATTCTATCCATATCCAACCTGCACAGAATGTGCAGATCGTGAATTGTTACCCTCGTTTCACGATGTTAGCGTTTACCCTAAAAAGGAGTTGccgttttttattttgtttacagCTGGTCTATGCTCCTTTACAGCGCTCTTAGCACTTTTAACACATCAATATCCTGATACTATGGGTGTTGTTGCACGATCGATGCTTGCCTGGTTTTCTCatccattttattatattttagacAAATTGGAAGCAATTTTACcttctaatttattacaaCAGCTTTCTagaatataa